A single genomic interval of Arthrobacter globiformis harbors:
- a CDS encoding FAD-dependent oxidoreductase, producing MTSLWLDRTDTFTSDPFTPDESYDTVVVGAGLTGLTTALLLSRSGQNVLVLEARGLGAVATGNTTAKVTLLQGTVLSSLRQHYTQKVVDAYVSGNREGQAWLLRYLEQRGVPFQVRDAYTYAATQQGTEAVRAELTAALAADLEVDYVRDAGLPFPIRGAVLLRGQAQINPMDVLTSLAEDVRSHGGRIVTGVRVRNVTGAGPSTVHADRGSVQADSVVLATGSPILNRGLYFAKLKPNRSYAAAMELAGNGTPPEGMYISVEQPVRSIRDYPADGRNLLLVGGNGHPVGKARSEKEHLENVLSWARQHFPGATVTHTWSAQDYQATNLMPFFGKLPRGRGRIFFGTGYNKWGMTNAVAAALGIAADILGGQLPWANTIHRRMTSPPGAASAVTLNAGVAATLAKDWGRLQKLPPSDGTVPAEGTGTVAMRERKPVATSTVNGTTCSLSAVCTHLGGILHWNDNEMSWDCPLHGSRFSSDGQVLEGPATRDLPPAG from the coding sequence GTGACGTCACTCTGGTTGGACCGCACCGACACTTTCACCAGCGACCCATTCACCCCCGACGAGTCCTATGACACCGTAGTGGTGGGCGCCGGTCTGACCGGCCTGACCACAGCCCTGTTGCTGTCCCGCTCGGGACAGAACGTACTTGTCCTGGAAGCGCGCGGCCTGGGCGCCGTGGCCACCGGCAACACCACGGCCAAGGTCACCCTGCTGCAGGGCACAGTGCTGTCATCCCTCCGGCAGCACTACACCCAGAAGGTGGTGGATGCCTACGTATCGGGCAACCGCGAGGGGCAGGCATGGCTGCTGCGGTACCTGGAGCAGCGCGGCGTGCCGTTCCAGGTGCGCGACGCCTACACGTACGCCGCTACCCAGCAGGGCACGGAGGCAGTGCGGGCGGAGCTCACGGCGGCCCTCGCCGCCGATCTGGAGGTGGACTACGTCCGGGATGCGGGCTTGCCGTTCCCTATCCGGGGAGCCGTGCTACTTCGCGGGCAGGCCCAGATCAACCCCATGGATGTGCTCACCTCGCTGGCAGAGGACGTCCGGAGCCACGGCGGCAGGATCGTCACAGGTGTTCGGGTGCGGAACGTCACCGGCGCGGGGCCGTCAACCGTCCATGCTGACCGCGGATCGGTCCAGGCCGACTCGGTGGTGCTGGCCACGGGCAGCCCCATCCTGAACCGCGGCCTGTATTTCGCCAAGCTCAAGCCCAACCGCTCCTATGCAGCAGCCATGGAGCTCGCAGGAAACGGGACGCCGCCGGAGGGCATGTACATTTCCGTGGAACAGCCCGTGCGCTCCATCCGGGACTACCCGGCGGACGGCCGGAATCTGCTGCTGGTAGGCGGCAACGGGCACCCGGTGGGAAAGGCCCGCTCAGAGAAGGAACATCTGGAGAACGTCCTGTCGTGGGCACGGCAGCATTTCCCCGGTGCCACTGTCACCCACACCTGGTCCGCGCAGGATTACCAGGCCACCAACCTCATGCCGTTCTTCGGCAAACTCCCCCGCGGCCGCGGCCGCATCTTCTTCGGCACCGGCTACAACAAGTGGGGCATGACCAACGCAGTGGCCGCGGCCCTGGGCATCGCCGCGGACATCCTCGGAGGCCAACTGCCGTGGGCCAACACCATCCACCGCAGGATGACATCACCTCCGGGCGCGGCCTCGGCCGTGACCCTCAACGCGGGGGTGGCCGCCACATTGGCCAAGGACTGGGGCAGACTGCAAAAGCTTCCACCCTCGGACGGCACCGTGCCCGCAGAGGGCACGGGCACCGTGGCGATGCGCGAACGGAAGCCAGTGGCCACCTCCACCGTCAACGGAACGACGTGCAGCCTGTCCGCGGTCTGCACGCACCTGGGCGGAATCCTGCACTGGAACGACAACGAAATGTCCTGGGACTGCCCGCTGCACGGCTCCCGCTTCAGCAGCGACGGCCAGGTCCTGGAAGGGCCGGCCACCCGCGACCTTCCTCCGGCTGGGTAA
- the yczE gene encoding membrane protein YczE — MMTRRLAQLFTGLAMYGISLALFIRAGLGLDPWDVFHQGVAGKTGLSIGAVVIIVSFLVLLLWIPLRQRPGFGTLCNAVLVGVFADVGLALIPAFSHLGGQIALLGGAVMLNGIASACYIGARFGPGARDGLMTGLAKRTGWSVRLSRTLIEVVVLGVGWLLGGSVGVGTVVYALAIGPLVQLLLPYFLVPAREPAGIPAAGQTAASPIDSKSDNREDQSEAPLAVS, encoded by the coding sequence ATGATGACGCGCAGACTCGCACAGCTCTTCACCGGCCTCGCCATGTACGGCATCTCGCTGGCCCTGTTCATCCGGGCCGGACTCGGGCTGGACCCCTGGGACGTGTTCCATCAGGGTGTTGCCGGCAAGACGGGCCTGAGCATCGGCGCGGTGGTCATCATCGTCAGTTTCCTGGTGCTCCTGCTGTGGATCCCGCTGCGGCAGCGACCGGGCTTCGGCACGCTCTGCAATGCCGTCCTCGTGGGGGTCTTCGCCGACGTCGGGCTCGCCCTGATCCCCGCGTTCTCGCACCTCGGCGGCCAGATCGCGCTGCTGGGCGGTGCAGTGATGCTCAACGGCATCGCCTCCGCGTGCTACATCGGCGCCCGCTTCGGCCCCGGAGCCCGGGACGGGCTCATGACGGGCCTGGCTAAACGCACTGGCTGGTCCGTGCGCCTGTCCCGGACCCTGATCGAGGTGGTGGTGCTCGGCGTAGGCTGGCTCCTCGGCGGCTCTGTCGGAGTGGGCACTGTGGTTTATGCGCTGGCGATCGGCCCGCTGGTTCAGCTCCTGCTGCCGTACTTCCTGGTTCCGGCCCGGGAACCGGCAGGGATTCCGGCCGCCGGCCAGACTGCCGCATCGCCTATCGATTCAAAGTCCGACAACCGCGAGGACCAGTCCGAGGCGCCGTTGGCCGTGTCCTGA
- a CDS encoding DUF4232 domain-containing protein → MRPQRITNGLICTTAAATLALLLAACGPSQPSTQGTTEPATGSTTPSPQAAPATSPPPSPSASPAQSQPASPTSTSAAPQSTAAGAQLCKASGLKATTDATGGGAAGSVYMELILTNIGEASCHLKGFAGVSLTTGPNGQPIGAPAQRDTSVAVKDVLLAPGKSGTAVLRYTQAGNYPDCTKTAAAGFRIYPPEDTASLFVPRPSDACSNASIELLSIEAFQAR, encoded by the coding sequence ATGAGGCCTCAGCGAATCACCAATGGACTGATATGCACGACGGCGGCTGCCACCCTGGCGTTGCTGCTCGCCGCTTGCGGACCAAGCCAGCCCTCCACCCAGGGGACAACCGAACCGGCCACCGGCTCAACCACCCCGAGCCCGCAGGCAGCCCCCGCAACTTCCCCACCGCCGTCGCCCTCTGCTTCGCCTGCCCAATCCCAGCCGGCTTCGCCAACTTCGACTTCAGCGGCACCGCAGTCCACCGCCGCCGGCGCTCAACTGTGCAAGGCCTCGGGACTGAAAGCCACCACGGATGCCACGGGCGGAGGTGCCGCCGGCAGCGTCTATATGGAGCTGATCCTCACCAACATCGGCGAGGCCTCCTGCCACCTTAAGGGGTTCGCTGGCGTGTCCCTAACAACCGGACCGAACGGGCAGCCGATCGGGGCCCCGGCCCAGCGCGACACCTCCGTCGCCGTCAAGGACGTCCTCCTGGCCCCCGGGAAGTCAGGGACCGCGGTGCTCCGCTACACGCAGGCGGGGAACTACCCGGACTGCACCAAGACCGCTGCCGCCGGATTCCGGATCTATCCGCCGGAGGACACGGCATCGCTGTTCGTGCCCCGGCCCTCGGATGCCTGCAGCAACGCCTCCATTGAGCTCCTGAGCATCGAGGCATTCCAGGCCCGCTAA
- a CDS encoding Lhr family ATP-dependent helicase — MQSQEPAGTSTGTSAGDSMGQFSRPTREWFLGAFSEPTPAQQGAWNAISSGSHALVVAPTGSGKTLAAFLWALDRLLVSGSAAPAAAVPDAGVLPGLEEPPSGAKTKQSRARKPKRKTRVLYISPLKALGVDVERNLRSPLIGITQTAKRLDLPAPLITVGVRSGDTPASDRRALLSNPPDILITTPESLFLMLTSRARETLSEVDTVIVDEVHAVAGTKRGAHLAVSLERLDALLPAPAQRIGLSATVEPRELVAQFLAGSAPVEIVAPPSRKNWDLTVSVPVEDMSDLQGAAGAFDSGPASGLQPQASIWPHVEEKIVDLVLANQSTIVFANSRRLAERLTARLNEIHAERQLLRVGGGWDDPAPPAPGGVPASTATPAHIMAQAGSTAGAEPLLARAHHGSVSKDQRALIEDDLKSGRLRCVVATSSLELGIDMGAVDLVVQVESPPSVASGLQRVGRAGHQVGEISQGYLFPKHRADLVHTAITVERMLDGKIERLSVPANPLDILAQQTVAATALGSIDVEEWFSTVRRSAPFATLPRSAFEATLDLLAGRYPSDEFAELRPRIVWDRNAGTIEGRPGAQRLAVTSGGTIPDRGLFGVYIIGTETEGSASPAGAGDGKASGTAPAKGGRRVGELDEEMVYESRVGDIFALGATSWKIEDITHDRVLVSPAFGQPGKLPFWKGDSLGRPVDLGRALGAFVRELSASDVGPATERCKASGLDDFAANNLLQYLSEQKLATEVVPSDTTLVVERFHDELGDWRVILHSPFGMPVHAPWALAVGQRLHQRYGLDGSAMAADDGIVLRVPMMEDEPPGAELFLFDPEELEQIVTAEVGGSALFASRFRECAARALLLPRQTPGKRQPLWQQRQRSAQLLDVARKYPSFPIVLETVRECLQDVYDLPALKDIAASVERRELRIVQTTTQQPSPFAKSLLFGYVAQFLYEGDSPLAERRAAALALDSTLLNELLGRVELRELLDARVIDATERELQRLAPDRKVRGVEGVADLLRLLGPLDPGEVAARLTPLVEPAETKAPLVEPAETKAPLVEPVETKQPEATVAEAAAHLAALQRANRAIKVTIAGVERFAAVEDAARLRDAIGVPLPMGVPLAFIEPVADPLGDLVSRYARTHGPFTATEAAARLGLGAAVVGTALKRLAADGRVVEGEFRPHAEVAAGERPAAAVSDSGSGLDPVAEAAAASAVASAAVALAGSEWCDAEVLRKLRRRSLAALRAEVEPVDISAYGRFLPAWQHVRAPGTGRGQPALRGLDGIITAVDQLSGVPIPASAWEPLVLASRVSNYQPAMLDELMAAGEVLWSGAGSLPGNDGWISLHLADSVELTLNPAPEFEPGDAQRRLLDHLQANGGGYFFRQLTDIAGGMDAVLGDHDVVSAIWDLAWAGRVTGDTFAPVRSLIAGGHTAHRQVARAPRARAPRLSRLGRSHGTGLLGSPGLSGGRYGSAGGAVPTPPLAAGRWSALPTPELDPTIHARATAELLLDRYGVVTRGSVMAENILGGFGLMYKVLARLEEAGRCRRGYFIEHLGAAQFAVPATVDRLRSYTEDAQLAKPEPVALALAATDPANPYGAALSWPAGNVEAGSGHRPGRKAGALVVLVDGALVLYVERGGKTLLVFTEDEFVLAAAAGALVDVVKRGAVDKLVMEKVNGHGILDTPAASALTAAGAYSTPKGLRIRA, encoded by the coding sequence ATGCAGTCGCAGGAGCCCGCCGGCACGTCCACCGGCACGTCCGCCGGGGACTCCATGGGTCAGTTCAGCCGGCCCACCAGGGAGTGGTTCCTCGGTGCGTTTTCCGAGCCCACCCCCGCCCAGCAGGGCGCTTGGAACGCGATTTCATCCGGTTCACATGCCCTTGTTGTTGCGCCCACCGGCTCAGGTAAAACCCTGGCCGCATTCCTCTGGGCCCTGGACAGGCTCCTGGTGTCCGGGTCGGCTGCACCCGCCGCTGCTGTGCCCGACGCCGGGGTGCTGCCCGGCCTCGAAGAACCGCCGTCCGGCGCCAAGACCAAACAGTCCCGGGCACGGAAGCCCAAGCGGAAAACCCGCGTACTGTATATCTCCCCGCTCAAGGCGCTTGGCGTCGACGTCGAACGCAACCTCCGCTCCCCGCTTATCGGCATCACACAGACGGCCAAGCGGCTGGACCTGCCGGCTCCCCTGATCACCGTGGGAGTCCGGTCCGGCGACACCCCCGCCTCGGACCGCCGTGCCCTGCTCAGCAACCCGCCGGACATCCTGATCACCACCCCCGAGTCCCTCTTCCTGATGCTCACGTCCAGGGCCCGGGAAACACTCAGCGAAGTGGATACTGTCATCGTGGACGAAGTCCACGCCGTGGCCGGCACCAAGCGGGGGGCGCATCTTGCCGTGTCGCTGGAGCGGCTGGACGCCCTGCTGCCTGCGCCGGCGCAGCGGATCGGGCTCTCCGCCACGGTCGAGCCGCGGGAACTGGTGGCGCAGTTCCTGGCCGGTTCCGCCCCGGTGGAGATCGTGGCCCCGCCCTCGCGGAAGAACTGGGACCTCACGGTGTCCGTCCCCGTGGAGGACATGTCCGATCTGCAGGGCGCCGCCGGAGCCTTCGACTCCGGGCCGGCCTCCGGCCTGCAGCCGCAGGCCTCGATCTGGCCGCATGTGGAGGAAAAGATCGTGGACCTGGTGCTGGCTAACCAGTCCACCATCGTCTTTGCCAACTCGCGCCGGCTGGCGGAACGCCTGACCGCACGGCTCAACGAGATCCATGCGGAACGCCAGCTCCTGAGAGTGGGCGGAGGCTGGGATGACCCCGCCCCACCCGCGCCCGGAGGCGTCCCGGCGTCGACCGCCACGCCTGCCCACATTATGGCGCAGGCAGGAAGCACCGCGGGGGCAGAGCCGCTGCTGGCCCGTGCGCACCACGGCTCAGTGTCCAAGGACCAGCGTGCCCTGATCGAGGACGACCTCAAATCCGGCCGGCTGCGCTGCGTCGTGGCCACGTCCTCACTGGAGCTCGGCATCGACATGGGCGCCGTGGACCTCGTGGTGCAGGTCGAGTCACCGCCCTCGGTGGCCAGCGGGCTGCAGCGGGTGGGCCGCGCCGGGCACCAGGTTGGCGAAATCTCCCAGGGCTACCTGTTCCCCAAGCACCGCGCCGACCTGGTGCACACGGCCATCACCGTTGAGCGCATGCTGGACGGCAAGATCGAGCGGCTGAGCGTGCCAGCCAATCCCCTCGACATCCTGGCCCAGCAGACCGTCGCGGCCACCGCCCTGGGCAGCATCGACGTGGAGGAGTGGTTCTCCACCGTCCGCCGCTCAGCCCCCTTCGCCACCCTCCCCCGGTCCGCGTTCGAGGCCACACTGGACCTGCTGGCCGGGCGCTACCCATCGGATGAATTCGCCGAGCTCCGGCCCCGGATCGTCTGGGACCGCAACGCCGGGACCATCGAGGGCCGGCCGGGCGCCCAACGGCTGGCCGTCACGTCCGGCGGAACGATCCCGGACCGCGGACTGTTCGGCGTCTACATCATCGGCACGGAGACCGAAGGATCGGCCTCCCCCGCTGGGGCGGGCGACGGCAAGGCTTCGGGCACGGCCCCCGCCAAGGGAGGCCGGCGGGTCGGCGAGCTTGACGAGGAAATGGTCTACGAATCCCGCGTGGGTGACATCTTTGCGCTGGGCGCCACCAGCTGGAAGATCGAGGACATCACGCACGACCGCGTGCTCGTCTCTCCGGCCTTCGGCCAGCCCGGCAAGCTGCCCTTCTGGAAAGGCGACTCGCTGGGACGCCCGGTGGACCTGGGCCGCGCCCTTGGCGCGTTCGTCCGCGAACTGTCAGCGTCCGACGTCGGCCCTGCCACCGAACGCTGCAAGGCCAGCGGCCTTGACGACTTCGCCGCGAACAACCTCCTGCAGTACCTGTCCGAACAGAAGCTGGCCACCGAGGTGGTCCCGAGCGACACCACCCTCGTGGTGGAACGCTTCCACGACGAACTCGGCGACTGGCGGGTCATTCTGCACAGCCCGTTCGGCATGCCGGTCCATGCGCCGTGGGCCCTGGCCGTGGGCCAGCGGCTGCACCAGCGGTACGGCCTGGACGGGTCCGCCATGGCCGCCGACGACGGCATCGTGCTCCGCGTGCCCATGATGGAGGATGAACCTCCCGGCGCCGAACTGTTCCTGTTCGACCCCGAGGAGTTGGAGCAGATTGTCACCGCCGAGGTGGGCGGCAGTGCCCTGTTCGCCTCCCGCTTCCGCGAGTGTGCCGCGCGTGCCCTGCTGCTGCCCCGGCAGACGCCCGGCAAGCGGCAGCCGCTGTGGCAGCAACGCCAGCGGTCCGCCCAGCTGCTGGACGTCGCCCGGAAATACCCGTCGTTCCCGATCGTGCTGGAAACCGTCCGCGAATGCCTGCAGGATGTGTACGACCTGCCCGCACTGAAGGACATCGCCGCCTCGGTTGAACGGCGCGAGCTCCGGATCGTCCAGACCACCACCCAGCAGCCGTCCCCGTTCGCCAAGTCCCTGCTGTTCGGCTACGTGGCGCAGTTCCTCTACGAAGGCGATTCCCCGCTCGCCGAACGCCGGGCTGCCGCGCTGGCGCTCGACTCCACGCTGCTCAATGAACTCCTGGGGCGCGTGGAACTGCGCGAGCTCCTGGACGCCAGGGTCATCGACGCCACCGAACGCGAGCTGCAGCGCCTTGCCCCGGACCGGAAAGTCCGCGGCGTCGAGGGCGTGGCCGATCTTCTCCGGCTGCTCGGTCCCCTGGACCCCGGGGAAGTTGCGGCCCGGCTCACCCCGCTGGTTGAGCCGGCCGAAACCAAGGCCCCGCTGGTTGAGCCTGCCGAAACCAAGGCCCCGCTGGTTGAGCCCGTGGAAACCAAGCAGCCCGAAGCCACCGTTGCCGAAGCCGCCGCCCACCTCGCGGCCCTCCAGCGTGCCAACCGGGCCATAAAGGTGACCATCGCCGGCGTCGAACGCTTCGCCGCAGTGGAAGACGCGGCCAGGCTTCGCGACGCCATCGGTGTACCTCTTCCTATGGGCGTTCCGCTTGCCTTCATCGAGCCGGTGGCGGACCCGCTGGGCGATCTCGTCTCGCGCTATGCCCGCACCCACGGTCCGTTCACTGCCACCGAAGCCGCGGCCAGGCTGGGACTCGGTGCCGCCGTCGTCGGAACTGCCCTGAAGCGGCTGGCGGCCGACGGCCGGGTGGTGGAAGGCGAGTTCCGTCCCCATGCGGAGGTGGCTGCCGGCGAGCGCCCGGCAGCCGCAGTGTCCGATTCCGGTTCCGGCCTTGACCCAGTCGCGGAAGCGGCGGCGGCGTCCGCCGTTGCCTCAGCGGCTGTGGCCCTGGCCGGAAGCGAATGGTGTGACGCCGAGGTCCTCCGCAAGCTCCGGCGCCGTTCACTCGCGGCGCTCCGGGCCGAGGTGGAGCCAGTGGACATCAGTGCCTACGGCCGGTTCCTGCCGGCCTGGCAACACGTCCGCGCTCCGGGCACGGGACGGGGGCAGCCGGCCCTGCGCGGACTCGATGGCATCATCACCGCGGTGGACCAGCTCTCAGGCGTGCCCATACCCGCCTCCGCCTGGGAACCGCTGGTGCTCGCCAGCCGGGTGTCCAACTACCAGCCCGCCATGCTGGACGAACTCATGGCCGCCGGGGAGGTCCTCTGGTCAGGTGCCGGCTCGCTTCCGGGCAACGACGGCTGGATCAGCCTGCACCTGGCGGATTCGGTGGAACTCACGCTGAACCCTGCCCCCGAGTTCGAACCGGGCGACGCCCAGCGGCGGCTGCTGGACCACCTGCAGGCTAACGGAGGAGGCTACTTTTTCCGGCAGCTGACGGACATTGCCGGCGGCATGGACGCGGTACTGGGAGACCACGACGTCGTGTCCGCGATCTGGGATCTCGCCTGGGCCGGACGGGTCACCGGGGACACGTTCGCCCCGGTCCGGTCCCTGATCGCCGGCGGGCACACGGCCCACCGGCAGGTTGCGCGCGCACCGCGGGCCAGGGCGCCGCGCCTCAGCCGGCTCGGACGGTCGCACGGGACCGGGCTGCTCGGCTCCCCGGGACTGTCCGGCGGACGCTACGGCTCGGCTGGCGGCGCGGTCCCCACCCCGCCGCTCGCGGCCGGGCGCTGGTCTGCGCTTCCCACACCCGAGCTCGATCCCACCATCCACGCCCGCGCCACGGCGGAGTTGCTGCTCGACAGGTACGGCGTGGTCACCCGTGGATCCGTCATGGCCGAGAACATCCTGGGCGGATTCGGGCTCATGTACAAGGTCCTGGCCCGGCTGGAGGAGGCCGGACGGTGCAGGCGGGGGTACTTCATCGAACATCTGGGTGCCGCCCAGTTCGCCGTGCCCGCTACAGTCGACCGGTTGCGTTCGTACACCGAGGACGCCCAGCTGGCCAAACCGGAACCCGTGGCACTGGCCCTGGCGGCAACAGATCCGGCCAACCCCTACGGCGCGGCCCTGTCGTGGCCTGCCGGCAACGTCGAAGCCGGCAGCGGGCACCGCCCGGGGCGGAAGGCGGGTGCACTCGTGGTACTGGTCGACGGCGCGCTGGTGCTGTACGTCGAACGCGGAGGCAAGACGCTGCTCGTCTTCACGGAAGACGAATTCGTCCTCGCCGCCGCGGCCGGCGCCCTCGTGGACGTGGTGAAACGCGGTGCCGTGGACAAGCTCGTCATGGAAAAGGTCAACGGCCACGGTATCCTCGACACCCCTGCGGCATCGGCGCTGACGGCCGCCGGCGCCTATTCCACACCGAAGGGGCTGAGGATCCGTGCCTGA
- a CDS encoding Fpg/Nei family DNA glycosylase, translated as MPEGDSVWRAASQLHAALAGQKLLASDFRVPRFATLSLAGWTMEEVVPRGKHLLMRLVGPAQERLTIHSHLKMEGSWQVYPPGGRWRKPGFTARCVLRTAVADAVGFSLGLLEVIKTSEEDKAVGFLGPDLLGPDWDPAEAERRVAARPDVPVGVALLDQSNLAGIGNIYRCEVCFLAGIHPASPAAAVKDWPAMFADAKQLLEANLGPGRRTTVLNARGTPVGRAAGRPGYWVYRREHQPCLRCRTPIRHGVLGKSVPGRSGAGTGVAGSPGSATTAVTEERDIYFCPTCQPLLGTTGLGTSGLGITDA; from the coding sequence GTGCCTGAAGGCGACTCCGTCTGGCGCGCCGCCAGCCAGCTGCACGCGGCCCTCGCCGGCCAGAAACTTCTCGCGTCCGATTTCCGCGTGCCCCGCTTCGCCACCCTGAGCCTGGCGGGCTGGACCATGGAGGAGGTGGTCCCCCGCGGCAAGCACCTGCTGATGCGGCTGGTGGGACCGGCCCAGGAGCGTCTGACCATCCACTCGCACCTGAAGATGGAGGGCAGCTGGCAGGTCTACCCGCCCGGGGGCAGGTGGCGGAAGCCGGGATTCACGGCCCGGTGCGTGCTCCGCACGGCCGTTGCTGACGCCGTCGGATTTTCCCTGGGCCTGCTTGAGGTGATCAAGACCAGCGAAGAGGACAAGGCTGTGGGTTTCCTGGGCCCCGACCTGCTGGGCCCGGACTGGGACCCGGCCGAGGCCGAGCGCCGCGTGGCGGCCAGGCCCGACGTGCCGGTGGGCGTGGCGCTGCTGGACCAGAGCAACCTCGCGGGCATCGGGAACATCTACCGCTGCGAGGTGTGCTTCCTGGCCGGCATCCACCCGGCATCACCGGCGGCCGCGGTGAAGGACTGGCCCGCGATGTTTGCCGACGCCAAGCAGCTGCTCGAGGCGAACCTCGGACCGGGCCGCCGGACCACCGTGCTCAACGCCCGCGGAACTCCGGTGGGCCGTGCCGCCGGCCGTCCGGGCTACTGGGTGTACCGCCGTGAGCACCAGCCGTGCCTGCGCTGCCGGACCCCCATCCGCCACGGCGTGCTGGGCAAGAGTGTGCCGGGCAGAAGCGGTGCAGGAACCGGGGTGGCGGGCAGCCCCGGCAGCGCGACCACTGCTGTCACGGAAGAACGTGACATCTACTTCTGCCCGACCTGCCAGCCCTTATTGGGCACCACCGGTTTGGGCACCTCCGGTTTGGGCATCACCGACGCCTGA